In Enterobacteriaceae bacterium Kacie_13, the following proteins share a genomic window:
- a CDS encoding SDR family oxidoreductase, with amino-acid sequence MTDSSKALIIGASRGIGLGVVNVLAKRGWQVTATTRDAVPAGSPESTEWVKLDINNADQRKAVKDALSESTFDLIFVNAGAFGPASQDVNQASDDEIVKLFMTNTFSPVRCATELLPLLKPKTGVLALMTSELASLNENEVATYPLYSASKAALNMLTRPLKEETDKHGQTLLSVHPGWVQTDMGGENATLTIEQSTTGIADVFEKWRGKGGHHFVEYSGRELRW; translated from the coding sequence ATGACTGACTCATCAAAAGCACTCATCATTGGCGCCTCGCGCGGCATCGGTTTAGGCGTAGTGAACGTACTGGCGAAACGTGGCTGGCAGGTGACGGCGACCACGCGTGATGCGGTACCGGCGGGCAGCCCTGAATCGACTGAGTGGGTAAAACTGGATATCAATAATGCCGACCAACGTAAAGCGGTGAAAGACGCGCTTTCAGAAAGCACATTCGACCTGATTTTTGTCAATGCAGGCGCATTCGGCCCGGCCAGTCAGGACGTGAATCAGGCCAGTGACGACGAGATAGTTAAACTGTTCATGACCAACACCTTCTCGCCGGTGCGCTGCGCGACCGAACTGCTTCCGCTGCTCAAACCGAAAACCGGCGTTCTGGCGCTGATGACCTCCGAACTGGCCAGCCTGAACGAGAATGAAGTCGCCACTTACCCGCTCTACTCCGCCAGCAAAGCGGCACTGAATATGCTGACCCGTCCGCTGAAGGAAGAAACCGATAAGCACGGCCAGACGCTGCTGTCAGTGCATCCGGGCTGGGTGCAGACCGACATGGGCGGTGAAAATGCCACGCTGACTATTGAGCAAAGCACCACCGGCATTGCCGATGTGTTTGAAAAATGGCGCGGCAAAGGTGGCCATCACTTTGTCGAGTATTCCGGGCGTGAGCTGCGCTGGTAA
- a CDS encoding DUF3750 domain-containing protein, with protein MITLKWFSIAFVCILLLSFGYSYAKATQTKEAPAQNWSTARRDSAGIAPDPVKFKSTAIVQIYAAPTYGWRGLVAVHPWIIFKREGETQFTRYDVISWGSTHVVRRDYAIPDGYWFGSKPRKLVDHRGTQAQAMIPQIEAAIKSYPYPQTYHAWPGPNSNTFMAHIGREVPDLQLDLPSNAIGKDYRGITNPIGLPPSGRGVQVSVLGLLGVTLGVEEGVEVNVLGLNLGVDIKSPALRLPFIGRVGFDNPGAAEL; from the coding sequence ATGATCACCCTTAAATGGTTTAGCATCGCGTTTGTCTGTATTTTGCTGCTGTCGTTTGGCTACAGCTATGCGAAAGCGACGCAGACCAAAGAAGCGCCAGCGCAAAACTGGTCGACGGCGCGACGTGATTCGGCCGGGATTGCGCCGGACCCGGTGAAATTCAAAAGTACCGCTATTGTGCAGATTTATGCAGCGCCGACCTACGGCTGGCGCGGGTTAGTTGCAGTACATCCGTGGATTATCTTCAAGCGCGAAGGGGAAACGCAGTTTACTCGTTACGACGTGATCAGCTGGGGCAGCACGCACGTTGTGCGTCGCGACTATGCAATCCCGGACGGTTACTGGTTTGGTTCAAAACCACGAAAACTTGTCGATCACCGCGGTACACAAGCGCAGGCGATGATCCCGCAGATTGAAGCAGCCATTAAAAGTTACCCTTACCCGCAGACCTACCATGCGTGGCCGGGGCCAAACAGTAACACCTTTATGGCGCATATTGGCCGCGAAGTGCCAGATCTCCAGCTGGACCTGCCATCGAACGCCATTGGCAAAGATTACCGCGGGATAACGAATCCCATCGGTTTACCCCCGTCGGGGCGCGGTGTGCAGGTGTCCGTACTTGGGCTGCTGGGTGTGACGCTGGGCGTAGAAGAGGGAGTTGAAGTTAATGTGCTGGGGCTGAATCTTGGTGTGGATATAAAATCTCCCGCTCTGCGGTTACCTTTTATTGGCCGCGTGGGATTTGATAACCCCGGTGCCGCTGAGCTTTAA
- a CDS encoding nickel/cobalt efflux protein RcnB produces the protein MRHSKIIMLSALVFTSLMTVAHTASAATSSHEIKSFFDDSTEYKIGDAVPGMYRTKPYEIIDWQQRHLPAPDAGTHWTYIGGNYAMITDTDGKILKAESGDIYFQ, from the coding sequence ATGCGTCATTCTAAAATTATTATGTTATCAGCTCTGGTTTTCACCTCCCTGATGACGGTTGCACATACCGCATCAGCGGCCACGTCGTCACATGAGATCAAATCGTTCTTTGACGATTCTACCGAGTATAAAATTGGTGATGCCGTACCGGGTATGTACCGCACCAAGCCGTATGAAATTATCGACTGGCAGCAGCGTCATCTGCCTGCGCCAGACGCGGGAACCCACTGGACCTACATCGGTGGCAACTACGCGATGATTACCGATACTGACGGAAAAATTCTTAAAGCCGAATCTGGCGATATCTACTTCCAGTAA
- a CDS encoding peptidase inhibitor I78 family protein, producing MKSPTMMNKKMLSLCALAAIALAGCQNQQTDEKNHSAKNAATVQQPDTCNAGAFSSLIGKQASVLDTMRFAQPMRHITPNTAVTMDYRAERLNIESDEKGVITRLYCS from the coding sequence ATGAAGAGTCCGACTATGATGAATAAAAAAATGCTTTCCCTCTGTGCGCTGGCCGCAATCGCCCTTGCAGGTTGTCAGAATCAACAGACCGATGAGAAAAATCACAGCGCGAAAAATGCGGCGACCGTGCAGCAGCCGGACACCTGCAATGCCGGTGCTTTCAGTTCTCTGATTGGTAAACAGGCTTCTGTCCTCGATACAATGCGTTTCGCCCAACCGATGCGCCACATCACGCCGAACACGGCGGTGACCATGGATTACCGGGCGGAACGTCTCAATATTGAATCTGACGAGAAAGGTGTGATCACCCGTCTGTACTGTTCATAA
- a CDS encoding ATP-binding cassette domain-containing protein: MTLSTNTLLSAQSVSFDTAFGPLLTEISFGLKKGDRIGLIGHNGCGKSTLLKILSGSLAASSGTITLSNQCLMARIEQHLPAELTECSLIDAVFSHLPESLDQPERWQAEVLLTTLGFDEPAWGLTAGTLSGGQHTRLLLARALIRQPDLLLLDEPSNHLDLPTLLWLEEFLKNWGGSFVLVSHDRSLLDSVTNCTWILRDKTLQFIRLPCTQARQALEERDTADALRRRSEQKEIDRVAKSAKRLAVWGSVYDNEGLARKAKQMEKQVDRLKQDQTEVTAGNLWKLRLNGEALPADRVLALSSLHVRPAPDAPVLFELEEMRVKSGDRIALVGRNGSGKSSLLHTLWRAFCNPEKAEPGVVFHPRVHTGYYDQSLQQLRDDDSLSGALAQFAPLTEEQRKMALIGAGFPYIRHQQKVSTLSGGERSRLLFIGLTLANYSLLLLDEPTNHLDMEGKEELAETLKTFRGAVLLVSHDRRFIEQSCNRFWLIDQQRLEEWHDLKPVYGILAGVPQVTTALSVTEPKTEKAKVRDTEEEHLLSMLLELESKLEEDRARKPKHQKPELQNQWQQQIAELSAMLDLN, translated from the coding sequence ATGACCCTATCTACAAACACATTACTTTCTGCGCAATCTGTCTCTTTCGACACTGCCTTCGGCCCTCTGCTGACTGAGATTTCCTTCGGCCTGAAGAAAGGCGACCGTATCGGGCTTATTGGCCACAACGGCTGTGGTAAAAGTACTTTGCTGAAAATACTCAGCGGCAGTCTGGCGGCCAGCTCTGGTACCATCACCCTTTCCAACCAGTGCCTGATGGCGCGCATCGAGCAACATCTTCCCGCAGAACTTACGGAGTGCTCGCTGATTGACGCCGTGTTCAGCCATTTGCCAGAAAGCCTGGATCAACCAGAACGCTGGCAGGCGGAGGTGTTGCTCACCACCCTCGGTTTTGATGAACCGGCATGGGGGCTTACCGCCGGAACACTCAGCGGCGGACAGCATACGCGCCTGCTGCTGGCGCGGGCGCTGATCCGGCAGCCGGATTTGCTGCTGCTTGATGAGCCGAGCAACCATCTGGATCTGCCAACGTTGCTGTGGCTCGAAGAGTTCCTGAAAAACTGGGGAGGCAGCTTTGTACTGGTCTCCCACGACCGCAGCCTGCTGGACAGCGTGACCAACTGCACCTGGATCCTGCGCGATAAAACGCTGCAATTTATTCGTCTTCCCTGCACGCAGGCGCGGCAGGCGCTGGAGGAAAGGGATACGGCGGATGCGCTGCGCCGCAGATCTGAACAAAAGGAGATCGACCGCGTAGCGAAAAGCGCCAAACGGCTGGCTGTCTGGGGCAGCGTGTATGACAACGAAGGGCTGGCACGTAAAGCCAAACAGATGGAAAAACAGGTCGACCGGCTAAAGCAAGATCAAACCGAGGTCACCGCCGGGAATCTGTGGAAACTACGTTTAAACGGTGAAGCCTTACCGGCAGACCGCGTGCTGGCGTTGTCGAGCCTGCATGTCCGCCCAGCACCGGATGCACCGGTGCTGTTTGAGCTGGAAGAGATGCGGGTGAAAAGTGGCGATCGGATTGCACTGGTGGGTCGCAACGGCAGTGGTAAATCGTCACTTCTGCATACTCTGTGGCGGGCGTTCTGCAATCCTGAAAAGGCGGAACCTGGCGTGGTTTTTCACCCGCGCGTACACACCGGTTATTACGACCAGAGTCTGCAACAACTGCGTGATGACGACAGTCTGAGCGGCGCGTTGGCGCAATTCGCACCATTGACAGAAGAGCAGCGTAAAATGGCGCTGATCGGCGCAGGCTTTCCCTACATCCGTCATCAGCAAAAAGTCAGCACCCTCAGTGGCGGCGAACGTTCGCGACTGCTGTTCATTGGCCTCACGCTGGCGAACTACTCGCTGTTGCTGCTCGATGAACCGACTAACCATCTGGATATGGAGGGGAAAGAAGAGTTGGCGGAAACGCTGAAAACGTTCCGCGGCGCCGTATTGCTGGTCTCGCACGACCGGCGGTTTATCGAGCAGAGCTGTAACCGGTTCTGGCTGATTGACCAACAGCGGCTGGAGGAATGGCATGACCTGAAACCGGTCTATGGGATTTTAGCCGGTGTTCCTCAAGTGACTACTGCCCTGTCCGTGACAGAACCAAAAACGGAAAAGGCGAAAGTGCGGGACACGGAAGAGGAACATCTGCTGTCGATGCTGCTGGAACTGGAAAGCAAACTGGAAGAAGACCGGGCGCGTAAGCCGAAACATCAGAAACCTGAGTTGCAAAACCAGTGGCAGCAACAGATCGCTGAACTCAGCGCCATGCTGGATTTAAACTGA
- a CDS encoding SDR family oxidoreductase has protein sequence MNSKKTIPVSLNDPHVDTFPTPPFEQQKQPFPGLVSKMIPVPDHGETSYKGSSRLKGRKALVTGGDSGIGRAVAIAFAREGADVAINYLPDEEPDAQDVVNLLSKEGHKIVAIPGDIRDEKFCQKLVKQAAEQLGGLDLLVNNAGRQQFCNSIKDLTTEAFDATSKTNVYAMFWITKAALDYLPRGSSIINTSSVQAFLPSDNLLDYSQTKASIVAFTKGLAKQLAPEGIRVNSVAPGPYWTVLQTSGGQPQEKVEKFGEQAPLGRPGQPAEIAGMYVALASNESSYTSGQVWCSDGGTGTL, from the coding sequence ATGAACAGCAAAAAAACAATTCCCGTTTCCCTTAATGATCCGCACGTCGACACCTTCCCGACTCCGCCTTTCGAACAGCAGAAGCAGCCGTTCCCCGGTCTGGTCAGCAAGATGATACCGGTGCCCGATCACGGCGAAACGTCGTATAAAGGGAGTTCACGTCTGAAGGGGCGTAAGGCGCTGGTGACCGGCGGGGATTCCGGTATCGGCAGAGCGGTGGCGATTGCCTTTGCCCGCGAAGGGGCAGATGTCGCGATCAACTACCTGCCGGATGAAGAGCCGGATGCGCAAGATGTGGTGAATCTTCTGAGCAAAGAAGGCCATAAGATTGTGGCGATCCCCGGTGATATTCGCGATGAGAAATTTTGTCAGAAGCTGGTGAAACAAGCGGCTGAACAACTCGGCGGGCTGGATCTGCTGGTGAATAACGCAGGCCGTCAGCAGTTCTGCAATTCAATCAAAGATCTGACTACCGAAGCCTTTGATGCGACGTCTAAAACCAACGTCTATGCGATGTTCTGGATAACCAAAGCCGCACTGGATTATTTGCCGCGTGGAAGTTCAATCATTAATACTTCTTCAGTACAGGCATTTTTACCCAGTGATAATCTGCTCGATTACTCGCAAACCAAAGCCTCCATCGTGGCATTTACCAAAGGTCTCGCCAAACAGCTGGCACCGGAGGGCATCCGCGTGAACTCGGTAGCGCCAGGGCCGTACTGGACTGTTTTACAAACCTCCGGCGGCCAGCCGCAGGAGAAAGTCGAGAAATTTGGTGAGCAGGCCCCGCTGGGTCGTCCTGGGCAACCTGCTGAAATTGCAGGGATGTATGTGGCATTGGCCTCGAATGAAAGCAGTTACACCTCAGGCCAGGTGTGGTGTTCCGATGGCGGTACCGGCACGCTCTGA
- a CDS encoding MFS transporter, with product MSSPSVNPDSLLQHRSFVAFWIARASSSFGFQMLSIVVSWQIYSITGRAFDLGLIGLVQFLPSVLLALVAGHVADQFDRRRVVLLGQIAEWVAIAALAYLTLTHHVNEVVILSLIFIISTAKAMEAPSLQSMLPALVPPHLLARAMAANSVSGQAAAMVGPALGGFLYVAGAGVAYSACAALYLLSIVMVSRLRYEHTPPRRVPATFKTLFAGIRFIRNRPDVLGVISLDLFAVLLGGATALLPIFAHDILHTGPWGLGLLRGAPAVGGLIVGFWLSHRALNRNVGKIMFASVAGFGAATLVFAFSTSLWLSMLALFALGGFDMVSMVIRGALVQLDTPDDMRGRVSAVNSIFINTSNQLGEFESGLMAAWLGAVPAAAIGGVGTLIVVGLWMTWFPGLRKRQKLENEVAI from the coding sequence ATGTCATCACCCTCCGTGAATCCGGACTCGCTGTTACAACATCGCTCGTTTGTCGCATTCTGGATAGCCCGTGCGTCGTCCAGTTTTGGATTTCAGATGCTGTCGATTGTCGTCAGCTGGCAGATTTACTCAATAACAGGCCGGGCGTTTGATCTTGGGCTGATCGGGCTGGTGCAGTTTCTGCCCTCCGTCCTGCTGGCGCTGGTCGCCGGTCACGTGGCGGATCAGTTTGACCGCCGCCGCGTGGTGCTGCTCGGGCAAATCGCCGAATGGGTGGCGATTGCCGCGCTGGCATATCTGACCCTGACCCACCACGTTAACGAAGTGGTGATCCTCAGCCTGATATTTATTATTTCGACTGCCAAAGCGATGGAAGCGCCGTCGTTGCAGTCGATGCTGCCTGCGCTGGTGCCGCCGCATTTGCTGGCGCGCGCGATGGCGGCAAACAGCGTGTCAGGTCAGGCAGCGGCGATGGTTGGTCCTGCGCTCGGGGGTTTTTTGTATGTCGCCGGAGCCGGTGTCGCCTACTCGGCCTGTGCGGCGCTGTATCTGCTCTCCATCGTGATGGTCAGCCGGTTGCGCTATGAGCACACTCCGCCGCGCCGCGTGCCCGCGACGTTTAAAACGCTGTTCGCCGGTATCCGGTTTATCCGAAACCGCCCGGACGTGCTGGGCGTGATTTCTCTCGATTTGTTCGCCGTTCTTCTTGGCGGCGCGACCGCCCTGCTGCCGATTTTCGCCCACGATATTCTGCACACCGGTCCGTGGGGGTTGGGTTTATTGCGTGGCGCGCCTGCGGTTGGCGGGTTGATCGTCGGGTTCTGGCTGAGCCACCGTGCGCTGAACCGCAACGTGGGCAAAATCATGTTCGCCTCCGTCGCCGGTTTTGGTGCCGCGACGCTGGTCTTTGCCTTCTCAACGTCCTTATGGCTGTCGATGCTGGCGCTGTTCGCCCTCGGCGGTTTTGACATGGTCAGCATGGTGATCCGCGGTGCGCTGGTGCAGCTCGATACGCCTGACGATATGCGCGGCCGTGTCAGCGCGGTGAACTCGATCTTCATCAACACCTCCAATCAGCTCGGCGAATTCGAATCCGGTCTGATGGCCGCGTGGCTGGGCGCGGTGCCTGCAGCTGCGATCGGCGGCGTCGGGACGCTTATCGTTGTCGGTTTATGGATGACGTGGTTCCCCGGTCTGCGCAAACGGCAGAAGCTGGAGAATGAGGTGGCGATTTAA